Proteins encoded by one window of Desulfovibrio ferrophilus:
- the cimA gene encoding citramalate synthase — MKKISIYDTTLRDGTQADEINLSSPDKIRIALKLDELGVDYIEGGWPGSNKTDRAFFAEIKKHQLNHSKIAAFGSTHAAKNNAENDKNLNMLIDAAPDVVTLFGKTWDLHVREALRVPLERNLELIHDSLAYLRPKFSEIFYDAEHFFDGYKANRDYALATLKKAHEAGADVLVLCDTNGGTMPQEISDIIADLKKELGDARFGIHTHNDSEMAVANSIQAVLQGAEQIQGTINGYGERCGNANLCSIIPNLELKFDGQYQCLPEGKLQQLTTISNFVSETCNLRPFLRQPYVGRSAFAHKGGVHVSAVMRNALTYEHIVPEGVGNHQRILLSDLSGRSNILFMAKKYGYDLDKNDSAVLDLLTEIKERESIGYEYSSAEASFELMFFRAMGWSKQYFKLMNFSVMDAMRKNGEAFIEATVRLKVGGKIEHTAASGMGQVNSLDQALRKALYPFYPCLKEMRLDDFKVRVLSGTTRDTGGTASNVRVLIESADKDSRWTTVGVSYDVIHASWEALVDSVNYKLFKDDPKKWPSKAD, encoded by the coding sequence ATGAAGAAAATATCCATCTACGACACCACATTAAGAGATGGCACCCAGGCGGACGAAATCAACCTTTCGTCTCCGGACAAGATACGCATCGCGCTCAAGCTCGATGAATTGGGTGTTGACTATATCGAAGGCGGCTGGCCCGGTTCCAATAAAACGGACAGGGCTTTTTTCGCCGAGATCAAGAAACACCAACTCAATCATTCCAAGATTGCAGCCTTTGGCAGCACGCATGCGGCCAAGAACAACGCCGAGAACGACAAGAACCTGAACATGCTCATCGACGCCGCCCCGGATGTCGTGACCCTGTTCGGCAAGACCTGGGACCTGCATGTCCGCGAGGCCCTTCGTGTGCCTCTGGAACGCAATCTTGAACTGATCCACGATTCCCTGGCTTACCTGCGCCCCAAATTCTCCGAAATTTTCTACGACGCCGAACACTTCTTCGACGGATACAAGGCCAACCGGGACTATGCCCTTGCGACCCTCAAGAAGGCCCATGAAGCCGGTGCTGATGTGTTGGTGCTGTGCGACACCAACGGCGGAACCATGCCCCAGGAGATCAGTGACATCATCGCTGACCTGAAAAAGGAACTCGGCGACGCCCGTTTCGGCATCCACACCCACAACGATTCCGAAATGGCTGTAGCCAACTCCATCCAGGCCGTCCTGCAGGGTGCAGAACAGATTCAGGGCACAATCAATGGCTATGGAGAACGCTGCGGCAATGCCAATCTCTGCTCCATCATTCCCAATCTGGAACTGAAATTTGATGGTCAATACCAGTGCCTGCCCGAAGGCAAACTGCAACAGCTGACCACCATCAGCAACTTCGTTTCCGAGACCTGCAACCTGCGCCCCTTCCTGCGCCAGCCCTATGTTGGACGCTCGGCCTTCGCCCACAAGGGCGGAGTCCATGTTTCGGCAGTGATGCGCAATGCCCTGACTTATGAACACATCGTGCCCGAGGGCGTCGGTAACCACCAGCGCATTCTGCTTTCTGACCTGTCGGGACGCAGCAACATCCTGTTCATGGCCAAAAAATACGGCTACGACTTGGACAAGAACGATTCTGCCGTGCTGGACCTGCTGACCGAAATCAAGGAACGCGAAAGCATCGGTTATGAATATTCTTCTGCCGAAGCCTCTTTCGAATTGATGTTCTTCCGTGCCATGGGCTGGTCCAAACAGTACTTCAAGCTCATGAATTTCAGCGTGATGGATGCCATGCGCAAAAATGGAGAAGCCTTCATCGAGGCGACCGTAAGGCTCAAGGTTGGCGGAAAGATCGAGCATACTGCCGCTTCGGGCATGGGTCAGGTCAACTCCCTTGACCAAGCGCTCAGAAAGGCACTGTATCCGTTCTATCCATGTCTGAAGGAAATGCGCCTGGACGACTTCAAGGTGCGAGTCCTGTCCGGGACCACCCGCGACACTGGCGGCACCGCTTCCAATGTCCGAGTCCTCATCGAATCCGCAGACAAGGATTCCCGCTGGACCACAGTGGGTGTGTCCTACGACGTCATCCATGCCAGTTGGGAAGCATTGGTGGACTCCGTCAACTACAAACTGTTCAAGGATGACCCAAAAAAATGGCCTTCCAAGGCTGACTAG
- a CDS encoding response regulator, translating into MASIKNIHVLIVEQNESVQKAIATALGKIGFTNVSATGDLLGAWKSIARQKVGLLICEAVVGDKFGIHLLKKIRSTQGVAKLPVLIMSSKKDPKIVAAHMKAGASEFLIKPFDAATLLTKLKNALSKPPTPPASSNEKKLLEQGYHCLDNYDADRALALFTQAARANPKCAEAYKGLAHACKIKKDMDQFSIFMNTAAKVFVANGDHAAAEKIFNELRMYDASAPNPFSAAASALRDKGDMKSAIALFRKAIGVEPDNAQNFFALSECLMKTGQLDDAKQRVTEALTIQDDFPDARKLYKGLTGEKWTSSDQSDAAAKKKQKEKEDEDKRGTVRFWVPDLLIEVVGHKDHFALTELSLNSLGLNPMDDTSFEIGQKAKIHILRLGEVGTKPEIKNLKGKVMRVEEETVGLELHDLTSEQESELLQIIEAAQERQKQKFKEENKEIKFEIDMMFM; encoded by the coding sequence ATGGCTTCAATTAAAAATATTCATGTGCTGATCGTTGAGCAAAACGAATCCGTGCAAAAAGCCATCGCCACTGCCCTTGGCAAAATTGGTTTTACAAACGTTTCCGCTACCGGGGACCTGCTCGGTGCCTGGAAATCCATTGCCAGACAAAAAGTAGGCCTACTGATCTGCGAAGCCGTAGTGGGCGATAAATTCGGCATCCATCTGCTGAAGAAAATCCGCTCCACCCAGGGCGTAGCCAAGCTCCCAGTGTTAATCATGTCATCCAAGAAGGACCCCAAGATCGTTGCCGCGCACATGAAGGCCGGTGCTTCGGAATTCCTGATCAAGCCTTTCGATGCGGCAACACTGCTGACCAAACTCAAAAACGCCCTTTCCAAACCCCCGACGCCCCCTGCATCTTCAAACGAGAAGAAACTTCTGGAGCAGGGGTATCACTGCCTGGACAACTATGATGCGGATAGGGCTCTTGCCCTGTTCACCCAGGCGGCACGGGCCAACCCCAAGTGTGCAGAGGCTTACAAAGGCCTGGCTCACGCCTGCAAGATCAAGAAGGACATGGACCAGTTCTCGATTTTCATGAACACGGCAGCCAAGGTTTTCGTGGCAAACGGAGATCATGCGGCCGCCGAAAAAATATTCAATGAACTGCGGATGTACGACGCCTCAGCCCCAAATCCTTTTTCTGCTGCGGCCTCAGCCCTGCGCGACAAGGGTGACATGAAAAGTGCCATCGCCCTGTTCAGAAAAGCCATCGGAGTCGAGCCCGACAACGCGCAAAATTTCTTCGCCCTCAGTGAATGCCTGATGAAGACAGGACAACTCGACGATGCCAAACAACGGGTCACGGAAGCCCTGACGATTCAGGATGATTTCCCTGACGCCCGCAAGTTGTACAAGGGATTGACCGGAGAGAAATGGACCTCAAGCGACCAGAGCGACGCTGCGGCCAAAAAGAAGCAAAAAGAAAAGGAAGATGAAGATAAACGCGGCACCGTCCGCTTCTGGGTTCCCGACTTGCTCATCGAGGTCGTCGGACACAAGGATCATTTCGCCCTAACAGAACTCAGCCTGAATTCACTGGGCCTGAACCCCATGGATGACACGTCATTCGAGATTGGCCAAAAGGCAAAGATTCATATCCTCAGACTGGGCGAAGTCGGGACCAAGCCGGAAATCAAAAACCTGAAGGGCAAAGTCATGCGCGTCGAGGAGGAGACCGTAGGCCTTGAACTCCACGACCTGACTTCCGAGCAGGAGTCGGAACTGCTCCAGATCATCGAAGCCGCCCAGGAACGTCAAAAGCAGAAATTCAAAGAGGAAAACAAGGAAATCAAATTCGAAATCGACATGATGTTCATGTAA
- a CDS encoding alpha/beta hydrolase has product MISDFSLVDTAALLIHGFGGEPFEMLGLAEALESFGCKVSVPLLPGHGTSIADWRKSSFSDLTMAMEQEFDALVQSHERVLVCGLSMGGTLALHLGIVREPAGVLTIAAPVHLFQFWPPEFPDWRMPLVPLLKHIRPVWPTGSPDPKARRIAPWKGYEEYVSLEALDSFLDGMRQVKMGLSKLEAPLLCVHSPCDRTVPLSSAYAIMSGVSSLERRLELLPIHETVTKHHVLTTHEETRDRVQELVEGFALKQLAE; this is encoded by the coding sequence TTGATTTCTGATTTTTCCCTTGTCGATACTGCGGCGCTCCTGATTCATGGGTTCGGTGGGGAGCCGTTTGAAATGCTGGGGCTGGCAGAAGCACTCGAATCCTTTGGGTGCAAGGTGTCAGTGCCCCTGCTACCGGGGCATGGAACCAGTATTGCGGATTGGCGGAAATCATCCTTCTCGGACTTGACCATGGCAATGGAACAGGAGTTCGACGCCTTGGTCCAAAGCCATGAGCGTGTCCTGGTCTGTGGCCTGTCCATGGGGGGAACCCTGGCCTTGCATCTGGGTATTGTTCGCGAGCCAGCGGGGGTGTTGACCATTGCCGCTCCGGTCCACCTGTTCCAATTCTGGCCGCCCGAGTTTCCTGATTGGCGCATGCCACTTGTTCCGCTGCTCAAGCATATCCGTCCGGTCTGGCCGACAGGATCACCAGATCCCAAGGCCAGGCGGATTGCCCCTTGGAAGGGGTATGAGGAGTATGTGTCTTTGGAGGCGTTGGACAGCTTTTTGGACGGAATGCGGCAGGTGAAGATGGGGCTTTCGAAATTGGAGGCGCCTTTGCTTTGTGTGCACAGTCCCTGTGATCGGACGGTCCCCCTGTCCAGTGCCTATGCCATCATGTCTGGAGTTTCGTCGCTTGAGCGTCGGCTGGAGTTGCTGCCCATTCATGAAACGGTGACCAAACACCATGTGCTGACAACGCATGAGGAAACCCGCGATCGGGTTCAGGAGTTGGTCGAGGGTTTTGCTCTGAAGCAGTTGGCTGAATAA